One stretch of Jiangella gansuensis DSM 44835 DNA includes these proteins:
- a CDS encoding ABC transporter permease — MTGVDTRVDRPSRIRSRPARRPGSGRPGVAQALGRLSLGTAGFAIVIVAWQLMAVGEVFGEGLLPTPVEVGRVIVDGLGNGLLDDLLISFRRVLVGVGLGLAIATPIGFVLGWFGVARAMFNPLVNFLRALPPIALVPLVIVYFGIGELSRGIVLVWAAFFATIVIVYEGVASLDEKYVRAAQTLGATRFEVLTKVVFPLSIPHIMTAARVSLGIGWASLVAAELVAAQQGLGAVIQNASNFLDIPTVYAGIVLIGISALVMDMGIRMLSAYVVRWQDRGTR, encoded by the coding sequence ATGACGGGGGTCGACACCCGGGTGGACCGGCCCAGCCGCATCCGCAGCAGGCCGGCGCGCCGGCCTGGTTCCGGCCGCCCCGGCGTCGCCCAGGCGCTGGGGCGGCTGAGCCTCGGCACCGCCGGGTTCGCCATCGTCATCGTGGCCTGGCAGCTCATGGCCGTCGGCGAGGTCTTCGGTGAGGGCCTGCTGCCCACCCCGGTCGAGGTCGGCAGGGTCATCGTCGACGGGCTCGGCAACGGCCTGCTCGACGACCTGCTGATCAGCTTCCGGCGCGTGCTCGTCGGTGTCGGTCTGGGCCTGGCCATCGCCACGCCGATCGGGTTCGTGCTGGGCTGGTTCGGCGTCGCCCGGGCGATGTTCAACCCGCTGGTGAACTTCCTGCGTGCGCTGCCGCCGATCGCGCTGGTGCCGCTCGTCATCGTCTATTTCGGCATCGGCGAGCTGTCCCGCGGCATCGTGCTGGTGTGGGCGGCCTTCTTCGCCACCATCGTCATCGTCTACGAGGGCGTGGCGTCGCTGGACGAGAAGTACGTGCGGGCTGCTCAAACACTTGGGGCCACCCGGTTCGAGGTCCTCACCAAGGTGGTCTTCCCGCTCTCGATCCCGCACATCATGACGGCCGCGCGGGTCTCGCTGGGCATCGGCTGGGCATCCCTGGTGGCGGCCGAGCTGGTCGCCGCGCAGCAGGGCCTCGGCGCGGTGATCCAGAACGCGAGCAACTTCCTCGACATCCCCACCGTCTACGCCGGGATCGTGCTGATCGGGATCTCGGCCCTGGTCATGGACATGGGCATCCGCATGCTCTCCGCCTACGTCGTCCGGTGGCAGGACAGGGGGACTCGATGA
- a CDS encoding ATP-binding protein — protein MPAHHVPPELTSFVGRAAELAAIGSAVAPGRLLTLVGPGGCGKTRLAVRACHNLAERWPGVVWVNLEDEHDDAQVTHRVADALGVLLPPGPDPLGAVVAALGDQETVVALDNCEHLLAGVAPVVAMILARCPRAAMMATSRAPLGVGGERVWRVPPLDLADALELFLARAGADAAGGADARAGARRVCDRLDRLPLALELAAGWAGTLSPAQIADALHDPYAMLDGGARTATFRQQTLEGSMRWSHDLLGDDERVLFRWLGVFEPGFSADAVTGLATLGGPTAERLVKALRGLIDTSLVVADTTGPVARYRMLGVVRDYALARLAEAGETERLRDRHLDLQLVLVDELAQLADTDKDAWRAAVSAEHANIRAAIEWGLASGDPDRGRRLAAGVAWLWHLEGRGSEGMRLLRLAAERGAGERSVLQAEVMAALALVADTTVPGGIGVDEVREVVRLAAEVGADRAGRQARSLAAIGELASDLDRAKEDAARVRDDAVRAGDGFAADAAAALIGLVHLIRDEHALAIAHIEPALDGLLRRGDRGVASSGLGWLATATARSGDLRRAAELAERAIITAEPLRDFHRSGSARSVLAEIRVLQGRLDAAAEVLAPMDRLMTGLDEDPFIPGWERVKALIALGHGRPADAVVWCRREARWHSHPVDEHVSPQTQVVLAAALWEAGDEAATAKLLDAVDAASVTRQVPGVQAAALTVRARTIAATDPDKALALQHDALRIRAEHGLGLDCVDSLESLAETLLRRGATAPAGVLAGAARRARHDVGAGPGPSSLARCSPTDAVWVAAVERGEAMSLQDAVAYASRSRGPRGRPESGWESLTPTERSVVELAVQDCPIRRSRPGCS, from the coding sequence ATGCCTGCTCACCACGTGCCACCCGAGCTGACGTCGTTCGTCGGCCGTGCCGCCGAGCTCGCCGCCATCGGCTCCGCCGTGGCGCCGGGACGGCTGCTGACTCTGGTCGGCCCGGGCGGATGCGGGAAGACGCGGCTGGCTGTGCGCGCGTGTCACAACCTGGCCGAGCGGTGGCCGGGTGTGGTGTGGGTGAACCTGGAGGACGAGCACGACGACGCTCAGGTCACTCACCGTGTCGCGGACGCTCTCGGCGTGCTGCTGCCACCGGGGCCCGACCCGCTCGGAGCTGTGGTCGCGGCGCTGGGTGATCAGGAGACGGTCGTCGCCCTGGACAACTGTGAGCACCTGCTCGCCGGTGTGGCGCCAGTGGTGGCGATGATTCTGGCGCGGTGTCCGCGGGCGGCGATGATGGCGACAAGCCGAGCGCCCCTGGGCGTCGGCGGTGAGCGTGTCTGGCGGGTGCCACCCCTGGACCTCGCCGACGCCCTGGAGCTGTTCCTCGCCCGGGCCGGCGCCGACGCGGCCGGCGGGGCCGACGCGCGAGCGGGTGCCCGCCGCGTCTGCGACCGGCTCGACCGGTTGCCGCTCGCTCTGGAGCTGGCGGCCGGGTGGGCGGGGACGTTGTCGCCAGCACAGATCGCCGACGCGCTGCATGATCCGTACGCGATGCTCGACGGTGGGGCGCGGACGGCCACGTTCCGCCAGCAGACGCTCGAGGGATCGATGCGGTGGAGCCACGACCTGCTGGGCGACGACGAACGGGTCCTGTTCCGCTGGCTGGGTGTGTTCGAACCCGGGTTCTCGGCCGACGCCGTCACGGGTTTGGCGACACTCGGCGGGCCTACAGCGGAACGGCTGGTCAAAGCGCTGCGGGGGTTGATCGACACGTCGTTGGTGGTCGCCGACACGACGGGCCCGGTGGCGCGGTACCGGATGCTGGGCGTGGTCCGTGACTACGCGCTGGCCAGACTGGCGGAAGCAGGCGAGACGGAACGGCTGCGCGATCGGCATCTGGACCTCCAGCTGGTGCTGGTGGACGAGCTCGCGCAGCTTGCCGACACCGACAAGGACGCCTGGCGGGCTGCCGTCTCCGCCGAGCACGCCAATATCCGCGCTGCCATCGAATGGGGTCTGGCGTCGGGTGACCCGGACCGCGGCCGCCGGCTCGCCGCGGGTGTGGCCTGGCTGTGGCACCTGGAGGGCCGCGGCTCGGAGGGGATGCGCCTGCTGCGCCTGGCCGCCGAGCGGGGCGCGGGCGAGCGCAGTGTGCTGCAGGCGGAGGTGATGGCGGCGCTCGCGCTGGTGGCCGACACGACGGTGCCCGGAGGCATCGGTGTGGACGAGGTACGTGAGGTCGTGCGGTTAGCGGCCGAGGTCGGCGCGGATCGGGCCGGGCGGCAGGCCCGCTCGCTGGCCGCCATCGGTGAGCTCGCCTCCGACCTGGACCGGGCCAAGGAGGACGCGGCGCGGGTCCGCGACGACGCTGTTCGAGCCGGCGACGGGTTCGCGGCCGATGCCGCGGCCGCGCTGATCGGCCTGGTTCACCTGATCCGCGACGAGCATGCGCTGGCGATCGCGCACATCGAGCCGGCCCTGGACGGCCTGCTGAGGCGTGGCGACCGGGGGGTGGCGTCCTCCGGCCTGGGCTGGCTGGCCACGGCGACCGCCCGCTCCGGCGACCTGCGGCGGGCCGCGGAACTGGCGGAGCGGGCGATCATCACAGCGGAACCGCTGCGCGACTTCCACCGGTCCGGCTCGGCTCGGAGCGTCCTGGCCGAGATCCGCGTCCTGCAGGGCCGGCTCGACGCCGCCGCTGAGGTGCTTGCGCCCATGGATCGGCTGATGACCGGCCTCGACGAGGATCCGTTCATCCCTGGCTGGGAGCGCGTCAAGGCGCTTATCGCTCTCGGTCACGGGCGGCCGGCCGACGCGGTGGTGTGGTGCCGGCGAGAAGCGCGGTGGCATTCGCATCCCGTGGACGAGCACGTATCGCCGCAGACGCAGGTGGTCCTGGCCGCGGCGCTCTGGGAGGCCGGTGACGAGGCGGCCACCGCGAAGCTCCTGGACGCCGTGGACGCGGCATCGGTGACGCGACAGGTGCCTGGGGTTCAGGCGGCGGCCCTGACGGTTCGCGCCCGGACGATCGCCGCGACGGACCCGGACAAGGCGTTGGCGCTGCAGCACGACGCCCTGCGGATCCGGGCCGAGCACGGACTCGGCCTCGACTGCGTCGACAGCCTGGAGTCGCTGGCCGAGACGCTGCTGCGACGCGGCGCCACCGCGCCTGCCGGCGTGCTGGCCGGTGCTGCCCGGCGCGCCCGCCATGACGTGGGGGCCGGCCCGGGGCCGTCGTCGCTGGCCCGGTGCTCACCGACGGACGCGGTCTGGGTCGCGGCAGTGGAGCGCGGGGAGGCGATGTCACTGCAGGACGCGGTCGCGTACGCCAGCCGGTCGCGCGGTCCCCGTGGGCGGCCAGAGTCCGGGTGGGAGAGCCTGACGCCCACCGAGCGCTCGGTCGTCGAGCTCGCAGTCCAGGATTGTCCAATCCGGAGATCGCGACCCGGCTGTTCGTGA
- a CDS encoding dihydrofolate reductase family protein, which produces MTANTTPGRRVVANISLSLDGRVSGPGGDYDMSWIAPHAVTDAARDLMVRLTDTATTILLGRKNYEGFGGYWPSVAQDENAEPRDRATARWLDSTEKVVFSSTLTEATWQNSRIADADPATTVRRLREQSGGDIVVQNSSSVIRELLDAGEIDRLMINLCPELAGGGATLFVDGVPRTSWSLTDLSTSESGALCLVYDRITN; this is translated from the coding sequence ATGACCGCGAACACCACCCCCGGCCGTAGGGTCGTCGCCAACATCTCGCTGTCGCTGGACGGACGCGTCAGCGGACCCGGCGGCGACTACGACATGAGCTGGATCGCTCCGCACGCAGTCACCGACGCCGCGCGAGACCTGATGGTCCGCCTGACCGACACCGCCACCACGATCCTGCTCGGCCGCAAGAACTACGAGGGTTTCGGCGGCTACTGGCCGTCCGTGGCTCAGGACGAGAACGCCGAACCCCGCGACCGTGCCACCGCCCGCTGGCTGGACTCGACCGAGAAGGTCGTCTTCTCCAGCACGCTGACGGAGGCGACGTGGCAGAATTCCCGCATAGCCGACGCCGACCCGGCCACGACGGTTCGACGGCTGCGCGAGCAGTCCGGCGGCGACATCGTCGTCCAGAACAGCAGCAGTGTCATCCGAGAGCTGCTCGACGCCGGTGAGATCGACCGGCTCATGATCAATCTGTGCCCTGAACTTGCCGGCGGGGGCGCCACGCTGTTCGTTGACGGCGTGCCACGGACGTCGTGGTCTCTGACCGACCTGTCGACCAGCGAGTCCGGCGCACTCTGCCTGGTCTACGACCGGATCACCAACTGA
- a CDS encoding ABC transporter ATP-binding protein, giving the protein MTQHTTTRSGLSVREVGKSFGTGEKAVRVLHDVDLQIADGEFVAVVGPSGSGKSTLLNAIAGFVEPDDGEILVNGEPVRGPGPSRCVVFQEYAIFPWLSVRKNIDFGTRLRAWRGSKQERTRITERYLDMMGLNDFADALPKTLSGGMRQRVAIARAYAVDPEILLMDEPFAALDAQTREQMQEALVDINQRERRTVLFVTHQVEEAIFLADRVVVMSARPATVQEIVDVPWGERRTHEIKTDPEFVQLRRRIETLLRSSAH; this is encoded by the coding sequence ATGACGCAGCACACCACCACCCGGAGCGGGCTCTCGGTTCGCGAGGTCGGCAAGAGCTTCGGCACCGGTGAGAAGGCCGTCCGCGTGCTTCACGACGTCGACCTCCAGATCGCCGATGGTGAGTTCGTCGCCGTTGTCGGTCCCAGCGGCTCGGGTAAGAGCACCCTGCTCAACGCCATCGCCGGCTTCGTCGAACCGGACGACGGCGAGATCCTGGTCAACGGAGAACCGGTGCGCGGGCCCGGGCCGTCACGGTGTGTGGTCTTCCAGGAGTACGCCATCTTCCCGTGGCTCAGCGTCCGGAAGAACATCGACTTCGGCACTCGGCTGCGGGCATGGCGCGGCTCAAAGCAGGAGCGCACCCGCATCACCGAGCGCTACCTCGACATGATGGGCCTCAACGACTTCGCCGACGCGCTGCCCAAGACGCTCTCCGGCGGCATGCGCCAGCGGGTCGCGATCGCCCGCGCCTACGCCGTCGATCCCGAGATCCTGCTCATGGACGAGCCGTTCGCCGCCCTGGACGCGCAGACCCGGGAACAGATGCAGGAAGCCCTGGTCGACATCAACCAGCGCGAACGTCGCACGGTGCTCTTCGTGACGCACCAGGTCGAGGAGGCCATCTTCCTGGCTGATCGGGTCGTGGTCATGAGTGCCCGGCCGGCCACCGTGCAAGAGATCGTCGACGTCCCCTGGGGTGAGCGGCGCACGCACGAGATCAAGACCGACCCGGAGTTCGTCCAGCTGCGCCGGCGCATCGAGACCCTGCTGCGCTCGTCGGCGCATTGA
- a CDS encoding PP2C family protein-serine/threonine phosphatase, whose amino-acid sequence MPLTLRYVARSDVGLLREGNEDSGYAGPYLLAVADGMGGHAAGEVASKAAIDELGHADHPPSHDDASPIDTLSAAVVAANERINELALADPARAGMGTTSTSLLWDGNQLALGHIGDSRAYLLRDGVLTQITRDHTFVQSLVDDGRITAEDAREHPARSVVTKVLQGQWPIQPDFSLIDVHAGDRFLICSDGLSDVVGNAEIQQALTQPDSIADAADRLIALALDSGAPDNVTVVLGEFVPVDDGHRPVDDTAQVFMVGAVTESHPEVDVPDDDPETARYAPQPPRRRSWLRPVIAVGVVAAMGWTALTLANDWVREQYYIGSSGGQVAVYQGVSQELGPIHLSELHEIPGDLPVDALPEVFREQIGATISADDLDSAVQVVETLRREACQAHRDRASGEQTQDDGFPGLRCVDGAH is encoded by the coding sequence ATGCCGTTGACGCTGCGCTACGTGGCGCGCTCAGATGTCGGTCTCCTGCGGGAGGGGAACGAGGATTCCGGCTACGCCGGGCCGTACCTTCTCGCAGTAGCCGACGGCATGGGCGGGCACGCGGCCGGCGAGGTAGCCAGCAAGGCTGCCATCGACGAACTCGGCCACGCCGACCATCCGCCGTCCCACGACGACGCAAGTCCGATCGACACGCTCTCCGCCGCCGTCGTGGCCGCCAACGAGCGCATCAACGAGCTCGCTCTCGCCGACCCCGCACGAGCCGGCATGGGCACCACCTCGACGTCGCTGCTGTGGGACGGCAACCAGCTCGCGCTCGGGCACATCGGAGACTCGCGCGCCTACCTGCTGCGCGACGGCGTCCTGACCCAGATCACCCGTGACCACACGTTCGTCCAGTCGCTGGTCGACGACGGCCGGATCACCGCCGAGGACGCCCGCGAGCACCCGGCGCGCTCCGTGGTCACCAAGGTCTTGCAAGGGCAGTGGCCCATCCAGCCGGACTTCTCGCTCATCGACGTCCATGCCGGCGACCGGTTTCTGATCTGCAGTGACGGGTTGTCCGACGTCGTCGGAAACGCGGAGATCCAGCAGGCGCTGACGCAGCCGGATTCCATCGCCGACGCCGCTGACCGGCTGATCGCTTTGGCGCTGGACAGCGGCGCGCCGGACAACGTCACTGTCGTGCTCGGTGAGTTCGTCCCCGTCGACGACGGACACCGGCCGGTCGACGACACCGCACAGGTGTTCATGGTCGGCGCCGTGACGGAGAGCCACCCCGAGGTCGACGTACCCGATGACGACCCCGAGACCGCCCGGTACGCCCCGCAGCCACCACGTCGACGGTCCTGGCTGCGCCCGGTTATCGCGGTCGGCGTCGTCGCCGCCATGGGCTGGACCGCGCTGACCCTGGCCAACGACTGGGTGCGCGAGCAGTACTACATCGGCAGCAGCGGTGGCCAGGTGGCCGTGTACCAGGGGGTGAGCCAGGAGTTGGGCCCGATCCACCTCTCCGAGCTGCACGAGATCCCTGGTGACCTTCCCGTGGACGCACTGCCGGAGGTGTTCCGGGAACAGATCGGCGCCACCATCTCCGCCGACGATCTCGACTCGGCCGTCCAGGTGGTGGAGACCCTGCGCCGCGAGGCCTGCCAGGCACACCGCGACCGCGCCTCCGGCGAGCAGACACAGGACGACGGCTTCCCGGGCCTCCGCTGCGTCGACGGCGCCCACTGA
- a CDS encoding LuxR C-terminal-related transcriptional regulator — MSRGTVKTHLAHVYAKLQVANRTELARLAARR; from the coding sequence GTGAGCCGCGGCACTGTGAAGACCCACCTGGCACATGTGTACGCGAAGCTGCAGGTGGCCAACCGCACTGAGTTGGCCCGGCTGGCCGCCCGCCGGTGA
- a CDS encoding GntR family transcriptional regulator: MAALSSDDTARRPRVDTVTTRLRVLIDEQRARGFHRLPPEKELSEQLGTSRGTLREALATLEAAGEIERRRRVGTLITTPQKITLDHAVAYPIDYICSVSDILGGAGTTYAVREVSVRREAADDADAPLLGLRPGAPVFRVCRSYEVDGAAAALVEHTLPTELNGHDVRINSLTDGVTTFFRDVEHIPLVRSDHAVTAIAATGELAAELDVTPGAPLLVVHCRLYTDGDRIIALGRLVFRPDSLYLTASAYPRSLAK; this comes from the coding sequence ATGGCTGCGCTGAGCTCGGACGACACGGCCCGACGACCCCGGGTCGACACGGTGACGACCAGATTGCGCGTGCTGATAGACGAGCAACGGGCCCGCGGTTTTCACCGGTTGCCCCCGGAGAAGGAGCTCAGCGAGCAGCTCGGTACGTCACGGGGCACCCTGCGCGAGGCTCTGGCGACGCTCGAGGCCGCCGGTGAGATCGAGCGGCGCCGACGGGTCGGCACGCTGATCACGACGCCGCAGAAGATCACCCTGGACCACGCCGTCGCCTACCCGATCGACTACATCTGCTCGGTCTCCGACATCCTGGGCGGCGCCGGTACCACGTACGCCGTGCGCGAGGTCAGCGTCCGGCGCGAGGCCGCGGACGACGCCGACGCGCCCCTGCTCGGGCTGCGGCCGGGTGCCCCGGTGTTCCGGGTGTGCCGCTCCTACGAGGTCGACGGCGCCGCGGCGGCGCTGGTCGAGCACACACTGCCGACGGAACTCAACGGCCACGACGTGCGCATCAACTCGCTCACCGACGGTGTCACCACGTTCTTCCGCGACGTCGAGCACATCCCATTGGTGCGCAGCGACCATGCTGTCACCGCCATCGCCGCGACCGGGGAGCTTGCCGCCGAACTGGACGTGACGCCGGGCGCGCCGCTGCTGGTGGTGCACTGTCGCCTCTACACCGACGGCGACCGCATCATCGCCCTCGGACGGCTCGTCTTCCGCCCTGACTCGCTCTACCTCACCGCCAGCGCCTATCCCCGCTCCCTGGCGAAATGA